From a single Rosa rugosa chromosome 7, drRosRugo1.1, whole genome shotgun sequence genomic region:
- the LOC133723637 gene encoding ABC transporter G family member 15-like — protein sequence MDATGSSTGKYLVWQDLTVVAPAAATSSVSRSKLLLNGVTGYAQPNRIMALMGPSGSGKSTLLDALAGRLPANVRMCGDVILNGNKRSINSTDISYVTQEDIFLGSLTVRETLTYSAHLRLPSKMTTREKNEVVEETLTKMGLQDCAESHIGNWHLRGISNGEKRRLSICIEILTQPHVLLLDEPTSGLDSASSFFVIWALRNIAQDGRIVICSIHQPSSDVFNLFNDLVLIAGGESVYFGEALKAVKFFSDAGFPCSTRKNPPEHYIRCISSDFDKVITALILSQRMNYGSSPPSSNTHMTLTTDEIKGKLINKYKASPFSIDAKKRIQEILLTENLSTKSNMDNSISWWKQLWTLTRRTSLNMSRDIGYYWLRAVFYILIAVSAGSFFYHIGTSSQAIVSRGKCDGFIYGLMICLSIGGIPFVIEELKVFRRERLGGHYGEALFVLSNFISSLPFVVLMAFSAGTILYYMVKFHTGFSHYLYFCMNLLCCIVVTEGTALIVAALVPNLLMGIGCAAALTVFMMMPSLLFRRVFELPKIFWQYPMSYLSYAGWAIEGQLKNDMIGIEFDSPVQGEPKLKGEIILREMFGINPESSKWWNLAALACLLVGLRLIFYVALKYKERSSFFFQKLYAKRTTFQNHVKVASFRKDQFISSSKRHRTLIPLSSQEGLGSPLP from the exons ATGGATGCAACTGGATCATCAACTGGGAAGTACTTGGTTTGGCAAGACTTGACGGTGGTTGCGCCAGCAGCAGCAACAAGTAGTGTAAGCAGATCAAAGTTGCTGTTAAATGGGGTTACTGGTTATGCACAACCCAATCGGATTATGGCCCTCATGGGTCCTTCTGGCTCTGGAAAATCCACCTTACTTGATGCCTTGGCTg GGAGGCTGCCTGCAAATGTTAGAATGTGCGGGGATGTTATACTCAATGGGAACAAAAGAAGCATAAACAGCACTGATATT TCTTATGTGACTCAAGAAGACATATTTCTGGGATCACTCACTGTAAGAGAAACTCTTACATATTCAGCTCATTTGAGGCTTCCTTCCAAAATGACAACAcgagagaaaaatgaggttgtggAAGAGACCCTCACcaaaatgggtcttcaagattGTGCTGAGAGTCATATTGGGAACTGGCATTTGAGAGGTATAAGTAATGGAGAAAAGAGGAGACTTAGCATTTGTATTGAAATATTAACACAGCCTCATGTGTTGTTGCTTGATGAACCCACTAGCGGTCTAGATAGTGCTTCATCTTTCTTTGTGATATGGGCATTGAGAAACATTGCTCAGGATGGAAGGATAGTCATTTGCTCTATTCACCAACCAAGTAGTGATGTCTTTAAtctcttcaatgatctcgtcctCATAGCAGGAGGTGAAAGTGTTTATTTTGGAGAGGCACTTAAGGCTGTAAAG TTCTTCTCTGATGCTGGATTTCCTTGTTCAACAAGGAAAAATCCTCCCGAACACTACATTCGATGTATTAGTTCAGACTTTGACAAAGTTATTACAGCTCTTATCCTTTCTCAAAGAATGAATTAT GGATCATCACCACCGTCATCAAATACCCATATGACCTTGACAACAGATGAGATCAAAGGAAAACTAATTAACAAATACAAGGCCTCCCCATTTTCAATAGATGCAAAAAAAAGGATTCAAGAAATCTTGCTCACT GAAAACCTTTCCACGAAATCAAACATGGACAATAGTATTAGCTGGTGGAAGCAGCTGTGGACATTGACCCGCCGAACTTCGCTCAACATGTCTAGAGATATTGGGTACTATTGGTTAAGGGCTGTGTTTTACATTCTAATAGCAGTGAGTGCTGGTTCCTTCTTTTATCATATTGGGACAAGTAGTCAAGCAATTGTTTCAAGAGGAAAATGTGATGGTTTCATTTACGGCCTCATGATTTGCTTGTCCATTGGAGGCATACCCTTTGTTATTGAAGAATTAAAG GTGTTTAGGCGTGAAAGACTTGGTGGCCACTATGGGGAAGCTTTGTTTGTGCTCTCCAACTTCATTTCATCACTGCCTTTCGTGGTTCTCATGGCTTTCTCTGCTGGAACAATACTCTACTACATGGTGAAATTTCATACCGGGTTCTCTCATTACTTGTATTTTTGTATGAATCTCTTGTGCTGCATTGTGGTCACAGAAGGCACCGCCTTGATTGTTGCAGCTCTGGTTCCAAACCTCTTGATGGGCATAGGATGTGCTGCTGCTCTCACC GTATTCATGATGATGCCTTCACTTCTTTTTCGGAGGGTCTTTGAGCTTCCAAAAATCTTTTGGCAATATCCAATGTCATACCTTAGTTATGCTGGATGGGCAATAGAg GGGCAGTTGAAGAATGACATGATTGGGATTGAATTTGATTCCCCAGTCCAAGGAGAACCCAAATTGAAGGGTGAGATCATCCTCCGAGAAATGTTTGGGATAAATCCCGAAAGTTCCAAGTGGTGGAATTTGGCTGCTCTTGCCTGCCTCTTAGTTGGTCTGAGACTCATCTTTTATGTGGCACTAAAATACAAGGAGAGATCATCATTTTTTTTCCAGAAACTCTATGCCAAGAGAACCACCTTCCAAAACCATGTCAAGGTAGCTTCATTCAGGAAGGATCAATTTATCTCCTCCTCGAAGCGACACCGGACTCTTATTCCGTTATCTTCTCAAGAGGGTCTCGGATCACCACTTCCATAG